A region from the Deltaproteobacteria bacterium genome encodes:
- a CDS encoding aspartate 1-decarboxylase, which yields MKRIMLKSKIHRATVTDADLHYEGSITVDADLMDAARLVEFEQVDIYNISNGNRFSTYVIGGERGKGDICLNGAAARLVSREDLIIICSYSVYDEEEVAEHRPALIYVDEKNKIKELSVAHG from the coding sequence GTGAAGAGAATCATGCTCAAGTCTAAGATCCACCGGGCTACGGTGACGGATGCCGACCTGCACTACGAGGGAAGCATAACGGTTGATGCAGATCTCATGGATGCGGCCAGGCTCGTCGAGTTCGAGCAGGTCGACATCTACAACATCAGCAACGGAAACAGGTTTTCCACCTACGTGATAGGCGGTGAGCGGGGCAAAGGCGATATATGCCTGAACGGGGCCGCTGCGAGGCTGGTCTCCCGCGAGGACCTCATCATAATCTGCTCCTATTCCGTGTATGACGAAGAAGAGGTGGCTGAACACAGGCCGGCCCTCATATACGTGGATGAAAAGAACAAGATAAAGGAGCTGAGCGTGGCGCATGGCTAA